A genome region from Brassica oleracea var. oleracea cultivar TO1000 chromosome C2, BOL, whole genome shotgun sequence includes the following:
- the LOC106325877 gene encoding 40S ribosomal protein S19-3-like isoform X1 gives MKDVSPHEFVKAYAAHLKRSGKEYFDTTPYRHLIELPPWTDIVKTGKLKELAPYDPDWYYIRAASMARKVYLRGGLGVGAFRRIYGGSKRNGSRPPHFCKSSGGVARHILQQLQTMNIVDLDTKGGRKITSSGERDLDQVAGRIAAAV, from the exons ATGAAGGATGTGTCTCCACACGAGTTCGTCAAGGCTTACGCTGCCCATCTCAAACGCTCAGGCAAGGAATATTTCGATACGACGCCGTATAGACATTTA ATTGAGTTGCCACCGTGGACCGACATAGTGAAGACTGGTAAACTCAAGGAGCTTGCTCCTTATGACCCTGACTGGTACTACATCAGAGCCG CGTCCATGGCGAGGAAAGTGTACTTGAGAGGTGGACTTGGAGTCGGTGCCTTCCGCAGGATCTATGGAGGAAGCAAGAGGAACGGGAGCCGTCCTCCACATTTCTGCAAGAGCAGTGGTGGTGTTGCTCGTCACATTCTTCAGCAGCTTCAGACCATGAACATTGTCGACCTTGACACCAAAGG GGGGAGGAAGATCACATCGAGTGGTGAGAGAGATCTTGACCAAGTTGCGGGAAGGATCGCAGCTGCCGTCTAA
- the LOC106325877 gene encoding 40S ribosomal protein S19-3-like isoform X2, whose translation MKDVSPHEFVKAYAAHLKRSGKIELPPWTDIVKTGKLKELAPYDPDWYYIRAASMARKVYLRGGLGVGAFRRIYGGSKRNGSRPPHFCKSSGGVARHILQQLQTMNIVDLDTKGGRKITSSGERDLDQVAGRIAAAV comes from the exons ATGAAGGATGTGTCTCCACACGAGTTCGTCAAGGCTTACGCTGCCCATCTCAAACGCTCAGGCAAG ATTGAGTTGCCACCGTGGACCGACATAGTGAAGACTGGTAAACTCAAGGAGCTTGCTCCTTATGACCCTGACTGGTACTACATCAGAGCCG CGTCCATGGCGAGGAAAGTGTACTTGAGAGGTGGACTTGGAGTCGGTGCCTTCCGCAGGATCTATGGAGGAAGCAAGAGGAACGGGAGCCGTCCTCCACATTTCTGCAAGAGCAGTGGTGGTGTTGCTCGTCACATTCTTCAGCAGCTTCAGACCATGAACATTGTCGACCTTGACACCAAAGG GGGGAGGAAGATCACATCGAGTGGTGAGAGAGATCTTGACCAAGTTGCGGGAAGGATCGCAGCTGCCGTCTAA
- the LOC106325877 gene encoding 40S ribosomal protein S19-3-like isoform X3 yields MCLHTSSSRLTLPISNAQIELPPWTDIVKTGKLKELAPYDPDWYYIRAASMARKVYLRGGLGVGAFRRIYGGSKRNGSRPPHFCKSSGGVARHILQQLQTMNIVDLDTKGGRKITSSGERDLDQVAGRIAAAV; encoded by the exons ATGTGTCTCCACACGAGTTCGTCAAGGCTTACGCTGCCCATCTCAAACGCTCAG ATTGAGTTGCCACCGTGGACCGACATAGTGAAGACTGGTAAACTCAAGGAGCTTGCTCCTTATGACCCTGACTGGTACTACATCAGAGCCG CGTCCATGGCGAGGAAAGTGTACTTGAGAGGTGGACTTGGAGTCGGTGCCTTCCGCAGGATCTATGGAGGAAGCAAGAGGAACGGGAGCCGTCCTCCACATTTCTGCAAGAGCAGTGGTGGTGTTGCTCGTCACATTCTTCAGCAGCTTCAGACCATGAACATTGTCGACCTTGACACCAAAGG GGGGAGGAAGATCACATCGAGTGGTGAGAGAGATCTTGACCAAGTTGCGGGAAGGATCGCAGCTGCCGTCTAA
- the LOC106324542 gene encoding LOW QUALITY PROTEIN: uncharacterized protein LOC106324542 (The sequence of the model RefSeq protein was modified relative to this genomic sequence to represent the inferred CDS: inserted 2 bases in 1 codon; deleted 1 base in 1 codon; substituted 1 base at 1 genomic stop codon) gives MRHDHYHVDLETVSINGRDIPKNLAPIKGNTIIDIGTSLLNLAGGSYFELKSHTDRKLDEYLYNFSDGRLVSYNGTIQCKLPSVALTFYKGASLVLDPTSLFHHQSGDEYFCLDVVMSPXDIYLNIIGTLTALRXYNIGFDLEDETINFDKILCGYL, from the exons ATGAGGCATGATCATTACCATGTCGACCTGGAGACCGTCAGTATCAACGGAAGAGATATTCCA AAAAATTTGGCACCCATTAAAGGAAACACAATCATCGACATAGGGACTAGTCTGCTGAACTTGGCCGGAGGATCCTACTTCGAGCTCAAGAGTCATACTGACAGAAAACTTGATGAGTATCTATACAATTTTAGCGATGGTCGATTGGTAAGTTACAATGGTACCATTCAATGCAAGCTGCCTTCCGTCGCATTGACCTTCTACAAAGGGGCTTCTTTAGTGTTAGATCCAACCAGCCTATTCCACCACCAATCTGGAGATGAATATTTCTGCTTAGATGTGGTGATGAGCCCATAAGATATTTATCTTAACATCATTGGGACATTAACGGCATTGCG TTATAACATCGGGTTTGATCTTGAAGATGAGACCATTAACTTTGACAAAATCTTATGCGGCTATCTTTAA